One stretch of Streptomyces hygroscopicus DNA includes these proteins:
- a CDS encoding fructose-bisphosphate aldolase translates to MPIASPEIYNEMLDRAKAGKFAYPAINVTSTQTLHAALRGFAEAESDGIVQISTGGAEFLGGQYSKDMVTGAVGLAEFAHVVAEKYPVNIALHTDHCPKDKLDGYVRPLLKISQERVANGQNPLFQSHMWDGSAETLDDNLRIAQELLAEAVKAKIILEVEITPTGGEEDGVTHEINDKLYTTVDDALRTAEAIGLGDKGRYLLAASFGNVHGVYKPGNVVLRPDLLRDLQDGVAAKYGKQDPFFFVFHGGSGSTEEEIRTALENGVVKMNLDTDTQYAFTRPIADHMFRNYDGVLKVDGEVGDKKTYDPRSWGKLAEKGMSERVTQACANLRSTGTKLK, encoded by the coding sequence ATGCCCATCGCATCCCCTGAGATCTACAACGAGATGCTCGACCGGGCGAAGGCAGGCAAGTTCGCCTACCCGGCGATCAACGTGACCTCGACGCAGACTCTGCACGCCGCCCTCCGCGGCTTCGCCGAGGCGGAGAGCGACGGCATCGTCCAGATCTCCACCGGTGGTGCCGAGTTCCTGGGTGGCCAGTACAGCAAGGACATGGTGACCGGTGCGGTCGGCCTTGCCGAGTTCGCGCATGTCGTCGCCGAGAAGTACCCGGTGAACATCGCCCTCCACACCGACCACTGCCCGAAGGACAAGCTGGACGGCTATGTCCGTCCGCTGCTCAAGATCTCCCAGGAGCGCGTCGCCAACGGTCAGAACCCGCTGTTCCAGTCCCACATGTGGGACGGCTCCGCCGAGACGCTCGACGACAACCTCCGTATCGCGCAGGAGTTGCTCGCCGAGGCGGTCAAGGCGAAGATCATCCTCGAGGTCGAGATCACCCCGACCGGTGGCGAGGAGGACGGCGTCACGCACGAGATCAACGACAAGCTGTACACGACGGTCGACGACGCACTGCGCACCGCCGAGGCCATCGGCCTGGGCGACAAGGGCCGCTACCTGCTGGCCGCCTCCTTCGGCAACGTCCACGGCGTCTACAAGCCGGGCAATGTCGTCCTCCGCCCGGACCTGCTGCGTGACCTCCAGGACGGTGTCGCCGCCAAGTACGGCAAGCAGGACCCGTTCTTCTTCGTCTTCCACGGCGGCTCCGGCTCCACCGAGGAGGAGATCCGCACCGCGCTGGAGAACGGTGTGGTGAAGATGAACCTCGACACCGACACCCAGTACGCCTTCACCCGCCCGATCGCGGACCACATGTTCCGCAACTACGACGGGGTGCTGAAGGTCGACGGCGAGGTCGGCGACAAGAAGACGTACGACCCGCGGAGCTGGGGCAAGCTGGCCGAGAAGGGGATGTCGGAGCGGGTCACCCAGGCTTGCGCGAACCTTCGGTCCACGGGGACGAAGCTGAAGTAG
- a CDS encoding lipase has translation MGGAAAEETSALGLTPVAPDRTAAYGEHPDQVADFYLPRGPRGAARPAPLVLLFHGGAWRAPYDRRHVSPFAAFLAGRGLAVASVEYRRGGADPARAGRWPETFDDIAAAVDTVPSLARELGLPGVDPDRVVLTGHSAGGHAVLWAAARHRLPPGTPWHLPSPSPLRGVVALAPIADLATARALDVCSGAVGELLGEVRGDGDELTARLALADPAALLPTAIPTTIVQGGTDIDVPPAVADAFATAATRAGQDVRLVRTEGGHFPPIDPTTPVAHTVAEEIAHVAGTGPAS, from the coding sequence ATGGGCGGGGCAGCGGCCGAGGAGACGTCGGCCCTCGGGCTCACACCCGTGGCTCCGGACCGGACCGCCGCGTACGGCGAACACCCGGACCAGGTGGCGGACTTCTACCTTCCGCGCGGGCCGCGCGGGGCCGCCCGCCCCGCCCCGCTGGTCCTCCTCTTCCACGGCGGCGCCTGGCGCGCCCCCTACGACCGCCGCCATGTGTCGCCCTTCGCCGCCTTCCTGGCGGGGCGGGGGCTCGCGGTGGCGTCGGTCGAATACCGCCGGGGCGGGGCGGACCCCGCACGGGCGGGGCGGTGGCCGGAGACGTTCGACGACATCGCGGCCGCCGTGGACACCGTGCCGAGCCTCGCCCGTGAGCTCGGGCTCCCCGGGGTCGACCCGGACCGCGTGGTGCTCACCGGGCACTCCGCGGGCGGGCACGCCGTGCTGTGGGCGGCGGCCCGGCATCGGCTGCCGCCCGGCACTCCCTGGCATCTGCCCTCCCCCTCCCCGCTCCGCGGTGTCGTCGCCCTCGCCCCCATCGCGGACCTCGCCACGGCCCGTGCGCTGGACGTGTGCTCCGGCGCCGTCGGCGAACTCCTCGGCGAAGTTCGCGGCGACGGCGATGAACTGACGGCCCGGCTCGCCCTCGCCGACCCCGCCGCGCTGCTGCCCACCGCGATCCCCACCACCATCGTGCAGGGCGGCACCGACATCGACGTGCCACCGGCGGTCGCGGACGCCTTCGCGACGGCCGCGACCCGCGCCGGGCAGGACGTCCGGCTGGTCAGGACGGAGGGCGGGCACTTCCCGCCCATCGACCCCACCACGCCCGTCGCCCACACCGTCGCGGAGGAGATCGCCCACGTGGCCGGGACGGGCCCGGCAAGTTAG
- a CDS encoding spermidine synthase has translation MSAVSDAPSSPESGPPARLPVRAALGRFLVLGTVFVCAACGLVYELELVALASYLAGDSVTQASVVLSVMVFAMGVGSLLAKRLRCRAAVGFGAVEAVLALVGGCSAMALYACFAWGGHSRFALVGFSFAIGVLIGAEVPLLMTLIQRVRRQDAGGAVADLFAADYVGALVGGLAFPFLLLPAFGQLTGALVTGAVNTVAGGALVLWLFRRDLSVRARWTLIVVNGLVLAALTAGAVLTPSFERAARQAVYGPGVRVALRTGEQEIVLVGGGTSGRPLALFVNGRLRVSGRDEVRYHEALIHPAMAAGPHGRVLVLGGGDGLAAREVLRYPGVRSVTVVERDAEVVRLARRDPGLSALNGGAYRDPRVRAVTADSFDWLRGSMVYDVVVCDLPAPELTPSTKYYSQEFYGLAERVLAPGGRLVVHAGPLRPDSRAFWTVDATMRSVGLRTAPYVIDTRRPGRGSPRPGRGSPNDWGFVLAARSPVGLRLAPHDPRPRSLTEEGLRAARRAAERHREAGLPPSTLMHPRYGE, from the coding sequence ATGTCCGCCGTCTCGGATGCGCCGTCGTCGCCGGAGTCCGGCCCTCCGGCGCGGCTGCCCGTGAGGGCGGCGCTCGGCCGCTTCCTCGTTCTCGGCACCGTCTTCGTCTGCGCCGCCTGCGGCCTCGTCTACGAGCTCGAACTCGTCGCGCTGGCCTCGTACTTGGCGGGTGACTCGGTCACCCAGGCATCCGTGGTGCTGTCCGTGATGGTCTTCGCCATGGGCGTCGGCTCGCTGCTGGCCAAGCGGTTGCGCTGCCGGGCCGCCGTCGGCTTCGGCGCGGTCGAGGCGGTGCTCGCGCTCGTCGGCGGCTGTTCGGCGATGGCGCTGTACGCGTGCTTCGCGTGGGGCGGTCACTCGCGCTTCGCGCTCGTCGGCTTCTCGTTCGCGATCGGCGTGCTCATCGGGGCCGAGGTGCCGCTGCTGATGACCCTCATCCAGCGGGTGCGCCGACAGGACGCGGGCGGCGCCGTGGCCGATCTGTTCGCGGCGGACTATGTGGGCGCGCTGGTCGGCGGGCTCGCCTTTCCCTTTCTGCTGCTGCCCGCGTTCGGGCAGCTCACCGGTGCGCTGGTCACCGGCGCGGTCAACACGGTCGCGGGCGGGGCGCTGGTGCTCTGGCTGTTCCGCCGCGATCTGAGCGTACGGGCGCGGTGGACACTGATCGTCGTCAATGGGCTGGTGCTCGCCGCGCTGACCGCCGGTGCCGTGCTGACCCCCTCCTTCGAGCGGGCCGCCCGGCAGGCCGTCTACGGACCGGGGGTGCGGGTCGCGCTGCGCACCGGTGAGCAGGAGATCGTGCTCGTGGGCGGCGGAACGAGCGGTCGGCCGCTGGCCCTCTTCGTCAACGGGCGGCTGCGGGTCAGCGGGCGCGACGAGGTCCGCTACCACGAGGCGCTGATCCACCCGGCGATGGCCGCCGGACCGCACGGCCGGGTCCTGGTGCTGGGCGGGGGCGACGGGCTCGCGGCGCGCGAGGTCCTGCGGTACCCGGGGGTCCGCTCGGTGACCGTCGTGGAGCGCGACGCGGAGGTGGTGCGGCTGGCCCGGCGCGATCCGGGCCTGTCCGCGCTCAACGGCGGCGCCTACCGCGATCCGCGGGTGCGGGCGGTCACGGCGGACTCTTTCGACTGGCTGCGCGGGTCCATGGTGTACGACGTGGTGGTCTGCGATCTGCCCGCCCCCGAGCTCACCCCGAGCACCAAGTACTACTCGCAGGAGTTCTACGGCCTGGCCGAGCGGGTGCTGGCGCCCGGCGGCCGGCTGGTGGTCCACGCCGGGCCGCTGCGGCCCGATTCGCGGGCGTTCTGGACGGTGGACGCGACGATGCGATCGGTCGGGCTGCGGACCGCGCCCTACGTGATCGACACCCGGCGCCCGGGCCGTGGCTCCCCGCGCCCCGGCCGTGGGTCCCCGAACGACTGGGGCTTTGTGCTGGCGGCGCGCTCCCCGGTGGGGCTGCGGCTGGCCCCGCACGATCCTCGGCCGCGCTCGCTGACGGAGGAGGGGCTACGGGCGGCCCGCCGCGCGGCCGAGCGGCATCGGGAGGCGGGGCTGCCTCCCTCCACGTTGATGCATCCGCGGTATGGGGAGTGA
- a CDS encoding aldose 1-epimerase translates to MTTEETPETKGVRLTAGDAELTVSPENGCRIGSLRIGGTELLRQGPRFGAFPMVPWCGRTGLGRFRNGGRTHQLPINSPPHAIHGTGRNVAWSQVRTGQSSAAFTYDLADPWPYEGRVTQTFELSPDSATVTMSVETEGDSFPAQAGWHPWFLRNLGDGGADAEIAFDAAWQEERGEDHLPTGRRIAPKPGPWDDCFGMPQGVDVTLTWPGRLELKVTSRTEWVVVYDEQAEAVCVEPQSGPPNGLNLLPRLVTPIDPLELSMTWSWRTLA, encoded by the coding sequence GTGACCACCGAAGAGACACCGGAGACCAAGGGCGTACGGCTGACCGCCGGGGACGCCGAGCTGACCGTCTCACCCGAGAACGGCTGCCGTATCGGTTCACTGCGCATCGGCGGTACGGAGCTGCTGCGACAGGGCCCGCGGTTCGGGGCGTTCCCGATGGTGCCGTGGTGCGGCCGGACCGGGCTGGGCCGGTTCCGCAACGGCGGGCGGACCCACCAACTCCCCATCAACTCCCCGCCGCACGCGATCCACGGGACCGGCCGGAACGTCGCATGGAGCCAGGTCAGGACCGGCCAGTCCAGCGCGGCCTTCACCTACGACCTCGCCGACCCCTGGCCGTACGAGGGCCGGGTCACCCAGACCTTCGAGCTCTCCCCGGACAGCGCGACCGTCACCATGAGCGTGGAGACCGAGGGCGATTCCTTCCCGGCGCAGGCGGGCTGGCATCCGTGGTTCCTGCGGAACCTGGGCGACGGCGGCGCCGATGCCGAGATCGCCTTCGACGCCGCATGGCAGGAGGAGCGCGGGGAGGACCACCTCCCCACCGGCCGCCGGATTGCCCCGAAGCCCGGCCCCTGGGACGACTGCTTCGGCATGCCGCAGGGGGTGGACGTCACGCTCACCTGGCCCGGCCGGCTCGAGCTGAAGGTCACCAGCCGGACGGAGTGGGTGGTCGTCTACGACGAGCAGGCGGAGGCGGTGTGCGTCGAACCGCAGTCCGGCCCGCCCAACGGCCTCAACCTCTTGCCGCGCCTGGTCACCCCCATCGATCCGCTGGAGCTCTCCATGACCTGGAGCTGGCGCACGCTGGCCTGA
- a CDS encoding tryptophan 23-dioxygenase has product MSQQPVPDHAAPAQATSGGTPQGRIASGGTPQGRIASGGTPQGRTAPGGTAPGETTPGETTPGETAPGETTPTSAAPGRTDPSGTAPGGAVFEAPHLDFDGTTPYEDYVQASVLTHLQRPLSDDPGEMVFLVTTQVMELWFTVIVHEWHTAAQALREDDLPTAMAALQRSAYELESLNASWTPLAHLTPGQFNAYRSALGEGSGFQSAMYRRLEFLLGEKSASMLVPHRGAPRVHAELEKALTEPSLYDEVLRYLARRGLAVPAAVLDRDPALRYEPDPGVERVWEEIYSGPREGELVRLGEALTEVAELVWRWRNDHLVATRRAMGAKTGTGGSAGVAWLEKRAGKTVFPELWTARSHV; this is encoded by the coding sequence ATGTCGCAGCAGCCTGTCCCTGACCACGCCGCCCCGGCCCAGGCCACCTCAGGCGGGACCCCTCAAGGCCGGATCGCCTCAGGCGGGACCCCTCAAGGCCGGATCGCCTCAGGCGGGACCCCTCAAGGCCGGACCGCCCCAGGCGGGACCGCACCGGGCGAGACCACGCCGGGCGAGACCACGCCGGGCGAGACCGCACCGGGCGAGACCACGCCGACCAGTGCCGCCCCCGGCCGGACCGATCCGAGCGGGACCGCACCGGGCGGGGCCGTGTTCGAGGCCCCCCATCTGGACTTCGACGGCACCACCCCGTACGAGGACTACGTCCAGGCGTCCGTGCTCACCCACCTCCAGCGCCCCCTCTCCGACGACCCCGGCGAGATGGTGTTCCTGGTGACCACCCAGGTCATGGAGCTGTGGTTCACCGTCATCGTCCATGAATGGCACACCGCCGCGCAGGCGCTGCGCGAGGACGATCTGCCCACGGCGATGGCCGCGCTCCAGCGCTCGGCCTACGAGCTGGAGTCGCTCAACGCCTCCTGGACGCCGCTGGCCCATCTCACCCCCGGCCAGTTCAACGCGTACCGCTCCGCGCTCGGCGAGGGCTCCGGCTTCCAGTCGGCGATGTACCGGCGGCTGGAGTTCCTGCTCGGCGAGAAGTCCGCGTCCATGCTCGTCCCGCACCGGGGCGCGCCGCGGGTCCACGCCGAGCTGGAGAAGGCGCTGACCGAGCCCAGCCTCTACGACGAGGTGCTGCGCTATCTCGCCCGCCGCGGCCTCGCCGTCCCGGCCGCCGTGCTGGACCGCGATCCCGCCCTGCGCTATGAACCCGATCCGGGGGTGGAGCGGGTCTGGGAGGAGATCTACTCCGGTCCGCGCGAGGGTGAGCTGGTCCGGCTCGGCGAGGCGCTCACCGAGGTCGCCGAGCTGGTGTGGCGCTGGCGCAACGACCACTTGGTGGCGACCCGGCGGGCGATGGGCGCCAAGACGGGGACCGGCGGCTCGGCCGGGGTCGCCTGGCTGGAGAAGCGCGCGGGCAAGACGGTCTTCCCCGAGCTGTGGACGGCGCGCAGCCATGTCTGA
- a CDS encoding kynureninase has product MSDATIPTESAGAAPRSAESGPTRAEPTGAGAEPTGAGPEPTAAESSGTELTGTEVGAAGTEAGAVRTEAGAVRTEAGAARTESTGPEPTGVQAGVAEAGVAEPGPAAPGAAEHRPAESRLPRTVLSDEATTLDAADRLRAKRDAFSLDDVIYLDGNSLGALPRAVPSRLADVVAREWGELRIRSWEESGWWTAPERIGDRVGRLVGAAPGQVVVGDSTSVNVFKAVVAAVRIAQERGAHRDQILVDETTFPTDGYIAESAARMTGCTLRPVAAGDVPSAVGARTAVALVNHVDYRTGRLHDLPGTTAAVHAAGGLVVWDLCHSAGALPVGLDAHGVDLAVGCTYKYLNGGPGAPAYLYVARAHQPRFDSPLPGWNSHADPFGMASAYTPADGSARGRVGTPDILSMLALEAALEVWDDVTIEDVRAKSLALTDFFLRCVEDYVPAGRVQSVTPAAHAERGSQVALRCADAGEVMAELTRRGVVGDYRRPDVLRFGFTPLYTGFAEVERAARVLADVLLKEG; this is encoded by the coding sequence ATGTCTGACGCGACGATCCCGACGGAGTCGGCGGGCGCCGCGCCGAGGAGTGCCGAGTCCGGGCCGACGAGGGCGGAACCGACCGGCGCCGGGGCCGAGCCGACCGGCGCCGGGCCTGAGCCGACCGCGGCCGAGTCGTCCGGTACGGAGTTGACCGGCACCGAGGTCGGGGCGGCCGGTACCGAGGCCGGGGCGGTTCGTACCGAGGCCGGGGCGGTTCGTACCGAGGCCGGGGCGGCTCGTACCGAGTCGACTGGGCCCGAGCCGACCGGCGTCCAGGCCGGTGTGGCCGAGGCCGGTGTGGCCGAGCCCGGTCCGGCCGCGCCTGGTGCGGCCGAGCACCGTCCCGCCGAGTCCCGTCTGCCCCGGACCGTGCTGAGCGACGAGGCCACCACGCTCGACGCGGCCGACCGACTGCGCGCCAAGCGCGACGCCTTCAGCCTCGACGATGTGATCTACCTCGACGGCAACTCGCTGGGCGCGCTGCCGCGTGCCGTCCCGTCCCGCCTGGCGGATGTGGTCGCCCGCGAATGGGGCGAGCTGCGCATCCGTTCCTGGGAGGAGAGCGGCTGGTGGACCGCGCCGGAGCGGATCGGTGACCGCGTCGGCAGGCTCGTCGGCGCCGCCCCCGGCCAGGTGGTCGTGGGCGACTCGACGAGCGTGAACGTCTTCAAGGCGGTCGTCGCGGCCGTACGGATCGCCCAGGAGCGCGGCGCTCACCGCGATCAGATCCTGGTCGACGAGACCACCTTCCCCACCGACGGCTACATCGCCGAGTCCGCCGCCCGGATGACCGGCTGCACCCTGCGGCCGGTGGCCGCGGGCGACGTGCCCAGCGCCGTGGGCGCGCGCACCGCCGTCGCGCTCGTCAACCACGTGGACTACCGCACCGGCCGCCTCCACGACCTGCCCGGGACCACGGCCGCCGTGCACGCGGCGGGCGGGCTCGTCGTATGGGACCTGTGCCACAGCGCGGGCGCCCTGCCGGTCGGGCTGGACGCCCATGGGGTCGACCTCGCGGTCGGCTGCACGTACAAATACCTCAACGGCGGGCCCGGCGCGCCCGCGTATCTGTACGTCGCCCGTGCGCATCAGCCCCGCTTCGACTCGCCGCTGCCCGGCTGGAACTCGCATGCCGACCCCTTCGGCATGGCCTCCGCCTACACCCCGGCCGACGGCTCGGCCCGCGGCCGCGTCGGCACCCCGGACATCCTCTCGATGCTGGCGCTGGAGGCCGCCCTCGAGGTGTGGGACGACGTGACGATCGAGGACGTCCGGGCCAAGAGCCTGGCCCTGACGGACTTCTTCCTCCGCTGTGTCGAGGACTATGTCCCGGCCGGCCGCGTCCAGTCCGTCACCCCCGCCGCACACGCCGAGCGCGGCAGCCAGGTGGCGCTGCGGTGCGCGGACGCGGGGGAGGTGATGGCGGAGCTGACGCGGCGCGGTGTCGTGGGCGACTACCGCCGCCCCGATGTGCTGCGCTTCGGCTTCACCCCGCTGTATACGGGCTTCGCCGAGGTGGAGCGGGCGGCGCGGGTGCTGGCCGACGTGCTGCTGAAGGAGGGCTGA
- a CDS encoding orotate phosphoribosyltransferase, with amino-acid sequence MRMSDARDALLQQIKDKAVVHGKVTLSSGREADYYIDLRRITLDAEAAPLVGQVMLEATADLDYDAVGGLTLGADPVATSMLHAAAARGRRLDAFVVRKAQKTHGMQRRIEGPDIAGRRVLVVEDTSTTGGSPLTAVEAAREAGAEVVAVATIVERGAAPAIADAGLPYLPAYSLADLELS; translated from the coding sequence ATGCGCATGAGCGATGCGCGTGACGCCCTGCTGCAGCAGATCAAGGACAAGGCCGTGGTCCACGGCAAGGTGACCCTCTCCTCCGGGCGTGAGGCCGACTACTACATCGACCTGCGCCGGATCACCCTGGACGCCGAGGCCGCGCCGCTGGTCGGGCAGGTCATGCTCGAGGCCACGGCCGATCTGGACTACGACGCCGTGGGCGGTCTGACGCTGGGCGCCGATCCGGTGGCCACGTCCATGCTGCACGCGGCGGCCGCGCGCGGGCGCCGGCTCGACGCCTTCGTGGTCCGCAAGGCCCAGAAGACGCACGGGATGCAGCGGCGGATCGAGGGCCCGGATATCGCGGGCCGCCGGGTGCTGGTGGTCGAGGACACCTCCACCACCGGCGGTTCGCCGCTGACCGCGGTGGAGGCGGCACGGGAGGCGGGCGCGGAGGTCGTCGCGGTCGCGACGATCGTCGAGCGCGGCGCCGCGCCGGCCATCGCGGACGCCGGGCTGCCGTACCTCCCGGCGTACTCGCTCGCCGACCTCGAGCTGAGCTGA
- a CDS encoding major facilitator transporter, whose product MGGATPGAGRAPGNGQPVRLSVPAGRWLVFTTVLGSAMALLDSTVVNVALPRIGLDLGADLAVLQWTVNAYMLTLAGLILLGGALGDRFGRRRVFVTGVVWFALASLACGLAPNAGVLIAARALQGIGGALLTPGSLALIQSVIHHDDRARAIGLWSGFGGVGAAIGPFLGGWLVDGPGWRWVFFINVPLAAVCVPVALRHVPETSNPRAHGRFDVLGALLGAATLGLITYALIAAPQKGASPAVVVPAVAGLALGVVFVAVERRRREPMLPLSIFSSHQFSAVNAVTLCVYAAFGGFFFLSVLNLQVVVGYSALAAGTALLPTTTLMLLLSARSGELGKRIGPRIPLTVGPLLCAAGMLLMTRAGVGAVYWRDILPALLVLGMGMVVVVAPLTATVLASVDVARAGLASGVNNAAARAAGLIAVAALPLLAGMGPEAYRSADAFGDTFRRAMPICAGVLVLGAVLAWRTVRSDALEQAGEEAEAGAEPEGAEAEAAARTERGEGAVAAERAEGAVAAERAEGAEGAVAGERVEGAVAGERAEGAVPASAGRAEGAARRTGPPCRPECAYHCGVSAPPLDPGERPSGT is encoded by the coding sequence ATGGGTGGCGCCACGCCCGGAGCGGGCCGCGCTCCGGGCAACGGTCAGCCGGTCAGGCTTTCCGTGCCGGCCGGGCGGTGGCTGGTGTTCACCACTGTGCTGGGCTCCGCCATGGCCCTGCTCGACAGCACCGTCGTCAATGTCGCCCTGCCGCGCATCGGGCTCGACCTGGGTGCCGATCTCGCCGTACTGCAGTGGACCGTCAACGCCTACATGCTCACCCTCGCCGGGCTGATCCTGCTCGGCGGGGCGCTCGGGGACCGGTTCGGGCGGCGGCGGGTGTTCGTCACCGGAGTGGTGTGGTTCGCGCTGGCCTCGCTGGCGTGCGGACTGGCGCCGAACGCCGGGGTGCTCATCGCCGCGCGGGCACTGCAGGGCATCGGTGGGGCGCTGCTCACCCCCGGGTCGCTCGCGCTGATCCAGTCGGTGATCCACCACGATGACCGGGCGCGGGCGATCGGGCTGTGGTCCGGCTTCGGCGGGGTCGGGGCGGCGATCGGGCCGTTCCTCGGCGGCTGGCTGGTGGACGGGCCCGGCTGGCGCTGGGTGTTCTTCATCAATGTGCCGCTGGCCGCGGTGTGCGTGCCGGTCGCTTTGCGCCATGTACCGGAGACCAGCAATCCGCGGGCGCATGGCCGGTTCGACGTCCTCGGCGCCCTGTTGGGGGCGGCGACCCTCGGCCTGATCACCTACGCGCTGATCGCCGCGCCGCAGAAGGGCGCCTCGCCCGCCGTGGTGGTTCCGGCCGTCGCCGGGCTGGCGCTGGGGGTGGTCTTCGTCGCCGTGGAGCGCAGGCGGCGCGAGCCGATGCTGCCGCTCTCCATCTTCTCCTCCCACCAGTTCAGCGCCGTCAACGCGGTGACCCTGTGCGTCTACGCGGCCTTCGGCGGCTTCTTCTTCCTCTCGGTGCTCAACCTTCAGGTGGTCGTGGGCTATTCCGCGCTCGCCGCCGGTACCGCGCTGCTGCCCACGACCACGCTGATGCTGCTGCTGTCGGCCCGTTCGGGAGAGCTGGGCAAGCGCATCGGCCCGCGGATCCCGCTGACCGTGGGCCCGCTGCTGTGCGCCGCGGGAATGCTGCTGATGACCCGGGCCGGGGTGGGGGCGGTCTACTGGCGGGACATCCTGCCCGCGCTGCTGGTGCTGGGCATGGGCATGGTGGTGGTGGTCGCCCCGCTCACCGCGACCGTCCTGGCCTCGGTGGACGTCGCCCGCGCGGGTCTGGCCAGCGGCGTCAACAACGCGGCGGCCCGCGCGGCGGGCCTGATCGCGGTGGCGGCGCTGCCGCTGCTCGCGGGGATGGGCCCGGAGGCGTACCGGTCGGCGGACGCGTTCGGGGACACCTTCCGGCGGGCGATGCCGATCTGTGCCGGGGTGCTGGTGCTGGGGGCGGTCCTCGCCTGGCGCACGGTGCGCTCGGACGCCCTGGAGCAGGCGGGGGAAGAGGCGGAGGCGGGGGCGGAGCCGGAGGGGGCCGAGGCCGAGGCCGCGGCGCGCACGGAGCGAGGCGAGGGCGCCGTGGCGGCGGAGCGTGCGGAGGGTGCCGTGGCGGCGGAGCGTGCGGAGGGTGCGGAGGGTGCCGTGGCGGGGGAACGTGTGGAGGGTGCCGTGGCGGGGGAACGTGCCGAGGGTGCCGTACCGGCGTCGGCGGGGCGTGCCGAGGGCGCCGCGCGGCGGACGGGGCCGCCGTGCCGCCCCGAGTGCGCCTACCACTGCGGTGTGTCCGCGCCGCCCCTGGATCCGGGTGAGAGACCCTCCGGTACCTGA
- a CDS encoding carbon monoxide dehydrogenase subunit G, with protein sequence MFVPFPVDTVRLALAEPDRVARCVPGLQRDADEAAGPLSGRLRLRIGGSTITYRGVLRVGRRADAFEIEGEGTEARGSGSVKLALTVTPKPVEGGTELICAGTVHSEGRLAEFDDEASTTVARRMLDRFASALTAGLQMSPITAATEGEAPGRPADGPTDEIGDDEAGDDEAGDGTTDAAGTAAAAEESGLPTEAELPLSADDMDIDDIGDLEDVDDADAVEEPVGFGDLADLDDLDDEPPAEAAHARRTMIGRSTEEVDHAPPRGRYAPVPAPQTVSTSATLRWAAPAAAVVLASVVVVGRRVLRRRR encoded by the coding sequence GTGTTCGTTCCGTTTCCCGTCGACACCGTCCGGCTGGCGCTCGCGGAGCCCGATCGCGTCGCCCGTTGCGTTCCCGGGCTCCAGCGGGACGCCGATGAGGCCGCCGGGCCGCTCTCCGGCCGGCTGCGGCTGCGCATCGGCGGGTCCACCATCACGTACCGCGGCGTGCTGCGCGTCGGCCGGCGTGCCGATGCCTTCGAGATCGAGGGCGAGGGCACCGAGGCGCGCGGCAGCGGCTCGGTGAAGCTGGCGCTGACCGTGACGCCGAAGCCCGTCGAGGGCGGTACGGAGCTGATCTGCGCCGGGACGGTCCACAGCGAGGGGCGGCTGGCCGAGTTCGACGACGAGGCGTCCACGACCGTGGCCCGCCGCATGCTGGACCGGTTCGCCTCGGCGCTCACCGCCGGACTGCAGATGTCCCCGATCACCGCGGCCACCGAGGGCGAGGCCCCTGGCAGGCCCGCCGACGGGCCCACTGACGAGATCGGCGACGACGAGGCCGGGGACGACGAGGCCGGTGACGGGACCACTGACGCCGCCGGTACGGCCGCCGCCGCGGAGGAGTCCGGGCTGCCCACCGAGGCCGAGCTTCCGCTGTCGGCCGACGACATGGACATCGACGACATCGGCGACCTCGAGGACGTCGACGACGCGGACGCCGTCGAGGAGCCCGTCGGCTTCGGCGACCTCGCCGATCTCGACGACCTGGACGACGAGCCACCGGCCGAGGCCGCCCACGCCCGCCGCACGATGATCGGCCGCTCCACGGAGGAGGTCGACCACGCCCCGCCGCGCGGCCGCTACGCCCCCGTCCCCGCGCCCCAGACCGTCTCCACCAGCGCCACGCTGCGCTGGGCCGCGCCCGCCGCGGCCGTGGTGCTCGCCTCCGTCGTCGTCGTGGGCCGTCGCGTACTTCGCCGCCGCCGATGA